The Tripterygium wilfordii isolate XIE 37 chromosome 1, ASM1340144v1, whole genome shotgun sequence sequence AACATTGAAATTCCTTTTGGGGGTTTGGGTCGTTGGATGCACTATGGTTCTCACACTGTTGGCTGGTGCAGTTCAGATCTAAATAGGTTTCAAGGTCTTGATGTGCTGGGTGGACTGGGTTTGGTCAGCCTGTGATACAGATTGAGAGTGCTGAATTTTAGATACGTGAAATCATGATCTGTATATAATTATTTCCCTTTTGTTTTATCAGTTAGTCCTCTGAGACCAAAAACTGCAAAACAGTTtttactccatttttttttttgaaatattactgTGAAATATGTTTTGGAATCGAATTTTGAACACATATGCCTAATCTAGCCAATTGCAATCAAACCATCTCGGATCTTCAGTCTTTGATAGTATTTTGTATCCTATTATTAATCATGCAAATTAAGGAATAAGAGTAGAATAATTTACATGTATTATATAGCACATGAAGACGTTGTGAAAGACAAAGTTTGGCCTTCTCAAACTTTGTTCTTGTCCAGCTAAACCCGTACGTAATTTAACTACATTGCTCAGAACAATTTCCCGTCCAGAATCAGGTTTCTAGCAGTCTTTCAGATTTCATCAAACATCAAGAATCTCAGAGTGAATTGTTTTCTAACTACCATAACTCCGAAAGATAAAAGCCAAAAAAACCAAGAACACAAAACTTCATTTCCTGACAAAAAGGATCTGTGTTATACAGCACAAAGTAGCTACCCATTTTTAACCATGGCGACACGAAAACAATGAGCCAACCAAGAACTTTTGTGATCACAAGCATGAAATCAAAATGGCAATGACAACTACAACCCATTAACCAAAACAACAGAATTCTCCCGCTTGGCTAAAGGGATTACAACCAAAACAAAGTAGATCCAAAAAATCCTAAAAGGTTTTGACAGGGCAGCAGGCCATATATAGTAATACGAGTTTCTTTCTTCAAATTTGTCTTTGCTTCATTGAGAATTGTTAGTCCACAATACTAAGGGTGTATTGCCATTCCTCCATTGAACAATATTCACATAAAAGCCAAACATCCAGAATCAAGGATTTGAGCAGAATCATATAATGCAATCTTCACATTACTACTCATGTTAGTTGCGGCAACAAGATAACAATACAATTAGCCAACCAAAGACTCTCTTCATATTTTATAACTTGCGACGGATATGCATACCCAAGAAGTGGAAGGTTCCTCAACTGTTTGGTAGGGGCGTCATACAAGACCAGCTGCCCCTTCTTAATTGCCAGAAACAATCCGCCATTCTTTGAAAATGCTACCGGCCTCTCGACTCCTGAAAGGGGTCCAATACTCACTTGTTTCACCCAAGACTCCTTGACTCCATGTTGAGTCATTACCCATATATCAAAGCATTTCTCCATATCCTCATCTGGGCAAAGCACTAGAGAAAGATTTCCATTCATGAAATCAAGTAAAGAAAAACCAGACATCTCCATATTCGAGGGCAGTGCCAGTTTCTCAAACACTTCATTGTCCATGTCAAATGACAAGATGCATTCAGGATCTGACACCAGATAACTACCTTCAGCCGCCAAGCAATAAGAAACTCCATCCTTGTAAGTGCTGTAATAGCCAAACCATGGGAAAACATCCATACCGGGGATCACTCTCCAAGAATCACTCTTTAGAGAGAATAACTCAACCTGATTAATCAAAGGATAACTAACAAACCTTAACACCTTGTAATCATTAGTTCTGTGATTGAAACCAAACCCAATACCGCTAGAGTCTTCATTTCTTTTGTAGCAGGATTCCAAAGGATAATATCCTCACACTTTGGCAAACTAGCATAAACACAGAGTATGCCATTAATTGGACCACACACTGCTATGTATCTAAAGCATCCATCAATGGATCTAAACGATGGTTTCTTGAGAGGGAGCCTATTTACACCATCAAGGTTGAGAGTTGTGATGGTTGCTTTataattatttactttatcaTTGTACACCACAAAGACAGTGCCGACACCTTCATCGAGAGTAATTTGTTTCTGATGGTGCTTGGAAATAAAATTAGGGTTTCCTATAAGATTACACCAAGGTCTCGAGAATTTCATTCACCAAATCATCCGGGAAAATTCTGCCCAAGCACGCCATGACAGCTTGACAGCTTTCAGCTCTTCGTTTGCTATACCCTTCACAAGACGCACCACGCTACCACAGCTGTGGCACTGATTACGGCGTGGTTTGTAAATTAGGGTTCAAGAAAGGTTTGTGTTTGATCATAACAGGAGaagtagagagagaaacaacGAAGAAGAGTAGTCGGTCACAGGAAGACGAAAAGACATGAACCTAAATGGTGGGCTGATCGGCGCGCGCGTTCGTGTATGTGGTGGGTCTTGCCAAAAAATCGGTTAGAGGTGGATTTCGGGTCGGAtaaattatgaaatatttatatattcggCTTGGATTTCGGACATATCTAATTCATCAAActtgaattgttttaaatttggacaagtaaatcggacaataacctaatcctaATTAGAGTCCGGATAAATAAACCAAATAAGATTTCTATGTTTGGACCTAGATATAGTTTTAAATTggataaattttttgtgtttggatctaAATTTCAGACgaataacttatgttcaaacttgattcAATCTGGATCGGACAAATATATTAACTAATGAAGGTGTATATTAATGATTTATCATTATAATGGGCTTTCTTTTTCGGCCCATTTAATGATTCCAGGCCCATTACCATTGGGTAGGTTTGGCTTTCCAAGTCAGCACTCAGCACGCGAGGAACAACCCATCTTACTCTTACCAGTTTACCAACCCCACCAACGACTGTCCTTGACTAGCCACTCCCACCTCCGTCTACTCATTTAACACCAAACCTTATCGCTTCGACAGCAGCAGCGCAGAAAGGTGTGTCAATGGAGTCTGGCAATGTTACGGTAAGTCATTCGATCGTCATAGCTTGTGTCGTGTGTTGCTTTCTTGGCGACCAAACAGATGATAATCCTTGTtcctggaattttttttttatttagctGCAGAATCTGCAGATTCAAAACGAAGTTTaattgattgaaaattttgagcTTGAACGTACTACAttcatacatatgtatatatatatggatttttCGTGCTTGGTTTTCAGTTTGATTGTGACAGGGAATTAGGAAAAGAACGACAAATTTTAGTGAATCTTACGAGTTGTAGGCTCACTTTGATCTCTTGTTACGataattttctttgtttgatttcttttttttg is a genomic window containing:
- the LOC120002229 gene encoding uncharacterized protein LOC120002229, with protein sequence MKFSRPWCNLIGNPNFISKHHQKQITLDEGVGTVFVVYNDKVNNYKATITTLNLDGVNRLPLKKPSFRSIDGCFRYIAVCGPINGILCVYASLPKCEDIILWNPATKEMKTLAVELFSLKSDSWRVIPGMDVFPWFGYYSTYKDGVSYCLAAEGSYLVSDPECILSFDMDNEVFEKLALPSNMEMSGFSLLDFMNGNLSLVLCPDEDMEKCFDIWVMTQHGVKESWVKQVSIGPLSGVERPVAFSKNGGLFLAIKKGQLVLYDAPTKQLRNLPLLGKDKFEERNSYYYIWPAALSKPFRIFWIYFVLVVIPLAKRENSVVLDTKYYQRLKIRDGLIAIG